In Aphelocoma coerulescens isolate FSJ_1873_10779 chromosome 13, UR_Acoe_1.0, whole genome shotgun sequence, the following are encoded in one genomic region:
- the LOC138118373 gene encoding protocadherin gamma-A12-like has protein sequence MCAAGRRWGRRQRALLWAVLLAAWEAAWGQLRYSVPEEMPKGSFVGDVAKDLGLQLPEISERGVRVVSEGRTQYFALHGKTGHLVTAERIDREKLCESVQQCVLRCELIVEGEMKVYGIEVEIKDINDNAPTFRETEKELRVSEMTAPGSRFPLREAQDADSGRNSLQSYELSGDEHFSLAVQAGPGGDQRPELVLAKALDREEAAFHELVLRASDGGDPARTGTARIRVTVVDANDNAPVFSQAEYTVRVPEDVPVGSVLVTVTATDADEGLNGHVKYSFHKISDRASELFYLDSETGEITVKDHLDFEKISSHELEVQAHDGGELSDTAKVVITVTDVNDNAPEISVRSALNEISEDATPGTVVALLHVQDPDSEASGEVRCSLDRDVPFRLQSSHGSYYSVVTSRELDREQVSEYNVTVRAADGGSPALQSSAVLALRVLDVNDNAPVFAQERYSARLAENNAAGALVLTVRATDADWGQNARVRYRLSEGRVRGAPLSSYVSVQAETGALYALRSFDYEEVRELELWVRAEDGGAPALSSNVSVRLLIVDENDNAPQVLYPPAAPPVASGGGWSGVELAPRSSEPGALVAKVVAVDADAGQNAWLSYELAKATEPGLFRVGLHSGEVRTARFPLARDAARQSLVVVVKDHGRPALSATATLSVVLAESVAELLAELGSAAEAAAPGEPAGSLTRWLVLAVAAVSCLFVAFLLLLLALRLRRWRREQLLAADSGVLRGVPVSHFVGIDGVRAFLQSYSHEVSLTADSRKSQLRFSGASCCDTLPARPPEEASGDLVPSGDQVSESVGHVAFQVINLLPTWDSRLGLSINGHRSKMESLVLVRDLSAIVNKPATHEQCFSVRSALPFPSRRRDDGSGDTECPTQEISKITAW, from the exons ATGTGCGCGGCGGGGAGGCGCTGGGGCCGGCGGCAGcgagctctgctctgggccGTCCTGCTGGCAGCGTGGGAGGCGGCGTGGGGGCAGCTGCGCTACTCGGTGCCCGAGGAGATGCCCAAGGGCTCGTTCGTGGGCGACGTGGCCAAggacctggggctgcagctgccggAGATCAGCGAACGCGGCGTCCGCGTTGTCTCAGAGGGTAGGACGCAGTATTTCGCTCTGCATGGGAAGACGGGACATTTAGTGACGGCGGAGAGGATCGACAGAGAGAAGCTGTGCGAGAGTGTGCAGCAATGCGTGCTGCGCTGTGAGCTGATAGTGGAGGGGGAAATGAAGGTTTACGGAATCGAAGTGGAAATAAAAGACATTAACGACAACGCCCCGACATTTcgagagacagaaaaagaattGAGAGTGAGCGAGATGACTGCTCCCGGGTCGCGGTTCCCCCTCCGGGAAGCACAAGACGCAGATTCAGGAAGGAATTCTCTGCAGAGCTACGAGCTGAGCGGCGACGAGCACTTCTCGCTGGCCGTGCAGGCGGGCCCCGGCGGCGATCAGCGGCCCGAGCTGGTGCTGGCCAAGGCGCTGGACCGGGAGGAGGCGGCGTTTCACGAGCTGGTGCTGAGGGCGAGTGACGGCGGCGATCCAGCACGGACGGGCACGGCTCGGATCCGTGTGACAGTGGTGGATGCGAACGACAACGCGCCCGTGTTCAGCCAGGCGGAGTACACGGTGCGTGTGCCCGAGGACGTGCCCGTGGGCTCTGTCCTCGTCACTGTCACAGCCACCGACGCCGACGAGGGTCTGAACGGACACGTGAAATACAGCTTTCATAAAATTTCAGACCGAGCCTCAGAACTTTTTTATCTTGACTCTGAGACAGGAGAAATAACTGTTAAAGACCATTTGGACTTCGAAAAAATCTCCTCCCACGAACTGGAGGTGCAGGCACATGACGGAGGAGAGCTTTCTGATACGGCAAAAGTTGTTATCACCGTCACTGATGTCAACGACAATGCGCCAGAGATTTCCGTGCGGTCGGCTCTGAACGAGATCTCGGAGGACGCCACGCCGGGGACCGTGGTAGCCCTGCTGCACGTGCAGGATCCTGACTCGGAGGCAAGCGGCGAGGTGCGCTGCTCTCTAGACAGGGACGTCCCGTTCCGGCTGCAGAGCTCGCACGGCAGCTACTACAGCGTGGTGACATCGAGAGAGCTGGACCGGGAGCAGGTGTCGGAGTACAACGTGACGGTGCGGGCGGCCGACGGCGGGTCGCCGGCGCTGCAGAGCAGCGCGGTGCTGGCGCTGCGGGTGCTGGACGTGAACGACAACGCGCCGGTGTTCGCGCAGGAGCGCTACAGCGCGCGGCTGGCGGAGAACAACGCGGCGGGCGCGCTGGTGCTGACGGTGCGCGCGACGGACGCGGACTGGGGGCAGAACGCGCGCGTGCGGTACCGGCTGTCGGAGGGGCGGGTGCGGGGCGCGCCGCTGTCGTCGTACGTGTCGGTGCAGGCGGAGACGGGCGCGCTGTACGCGCTGCGCTCCTTCGACTACGAGGAGGTGCgcgagctggagctgtgggtgcGTGCGGAGGACGGCGGCGCGCCGGCGCTGAGCAGCAACGTGTCGGTGCGGCTGCTGATCGTGGACGAGAACGACAACGCGCCGCAGGTGCTGTACCCGCCCGCGGCTCCGCCCGTGGCGTCGGGCGGGGGCTGGTCGGGCGTGGAGCTGGCGCCGCGCTCGTCGGAGCCCGGCGCGCTGGTGGCCAAGGTGGTGGCGGTGGACGCGGACGCGGGGCAGAACGCGTGGCTGTCCTACGAGCTGGCCAAGGCGACGGAGCCGGGGCTGTTCCGCGTGGGGCTGCACAGCGGCGAGGTGCGCACGGCGCGCTTCCCGCTGGCCCGCGACGCGGCGCGGCAGAgcctggtggtggtggtgaaggacCACGGGCGGCCGGCGCTGTCGGCCACGGCCACGCTGAGCGTGGTGCTGGCCGAGAGCGTGGCCGAGCTGCTGGCCGAGCTGGGCAGCgcggccgaggcggcggcgccgggcgaGCCGGCCGGCAGCCTGACGCGCTGGCTCGTGCTGGCCGTGGCCGCCGTGTCCTGCCTGTTCGTcgccttcctgctgctgctgctggcgctgCGCCTGCGCCGCTGGCGCCGCGAGCAGCTGCTGGCGGCCGACAGCGGCGTCTTGCGCGGCGTGCCGGTCTCGCACTTCGTGGGCATCGACGGCGTGCGCGCCTTCCTGCAGTCCTACTCGCACGAGGTGTCGCTCACGGCCGACTCGCGCAAGAGCCAGCTGCGCTTCTCGGGCGCCAGCTGCTGCGACACCCTGCCGGCCCGACCACCAGAAGAAGCTTCGGGTGATCTTGTCCCTTCAGGAGATCAAGTTTCCGAAAGCGTTGGGCACGTTGCCTTTCAG GTCATTAATTTGTTACC CACCTGGGATTCCCGGCTCGGCTTGTCCATCAACGGCCACCGTTCAAAGATGGAAAGCTTAGTGTTAGTTAGGGATCTCTCAGCTATCGTAAATAAACCTGCTACCCACGAGCAGTGTTTCAGCGTTCGATCCGCCCTGCCTTTTCCCTCACGGAGGCGAGATGATGGCAGCGGGGACACGGAGTGTCCCACCCAGGAGATCAGTAAGATCACAGCGTGGTAG
- the LOC138118374 gene encoding protocadherin gamma-B5-like, giving the protein MEVRLAAQGWAGAGRVALLAVLLCLWGRAAAERLRYSIAEELGRGSLVGPLARDLGLSADELPARKLRIVAGDEKQYFTLEEDNTNLRVNDRIDRESICGGVSPCVLILEAVVENPFDIFHVSVTIQDINDNAPQFDREFVTIEIIESTPPGTRFPLGSGRDPDIGANSLQNYELTPNPLFSLLVRESPDGTKHAELVLEKFLDREKQRNHHLILTAVDGGDPVRSGTAQIKINVTDANDNPPVFTKEIYKVRLMENLPEGSLAFQVKATDNDEGTNAEITYSFSDIAKSVRQVFTLDPRTGDVKVSGPLDYEERKYYEATVEGKDGGGLTAHAKVHIDIIDVNDNAPTLSLLPILNPIPEDSVPSTVVAVINVRDRDAGENGEVSCKMDGNLPFKLEPSSENTYKLIIAWPLDRENVSAYNITITAVDRGRPALRSSTELVLEVSDVNDNAPVFEEAAYSAYVSENNAAGALVVRVQARDADAGANGRVSYWLAGGSAGAAGAAALVSVEARSGALYAQRSLDYEQCREFAVAVRAQDGGSPARSSTATVRVFVLDRNDNAPRVLWPAAGAGGAAAGGAAPAAAAAAFEVVPRSAEAGYLVAKVVAVDADAGRNAWLSYELVQASEPALFRVGLHSGEVRTARAVSERDAAKQRVVAVVKDHGQPALSATATLHVVLAESLQEALPELSERAAGAEAPAGELQFYLVLALALLSALLVLSVALAVLARLRRAGPPAVLRCLGAQRFSVAGAAFPADFCEGTLPYSYNLCVAAPARAVPEAAWPPPPVPILSAEELLGGDSCEKPSPNSSSAVVGEPPADPDAPQVCKAASSCCFP; this is encoded by the coding sequence ATGGAGGTCAGATTGGCagcgcagggctgggcaggcgCTGGCCGGGTCGCgttgctggcagtgctgctgtgcctgtggggccgggcggcggcggagcggctcCGCTACTCCATCGccgaggagctgggcaggggctcGCTCGTGGGGCCGCTGGCGCGGGACCTGGGGCTCAGCGCGGACGAGCTGCCGGCGCGCAAGCTGCGGATAGTTGCTGGTGACGAAAAGCAATACTTCACTCTCGAGGAAGATAATACAAATCTGCGTGTAAACGACAGGATAGACCGAGAGAGCATCTGCGGGGGCGTGTCACCCTGTGTCCTCATCTTGGAGGCAGTCGTGGAAAACCCTTTTGACATATTTCATGTGAGTGTTACTATCCAGGATATTAATGACAATGCGCCACAGTTTGACAGAGAATTTGTTACCATAGAAATAATCGAGTCGACGCCTCCTGGTACCAGGTTCCCACTGGGCAGTGGCAGAGACCCCGACATTGGGGCGAACTCTTTACAGAACTACGAACTTACCCCCAACCCACTCTTCTCCCTCTTAGTGAGGGAGAGCCCTGATGGGACGAAGCACGCGGAGCTGGTACTGGAGAAATTCTTAGATcgagaaaaacagagaaatcaCCATTTGATACTGACAGCGGTAGATGGTGGGGATCCAGTCCGATCCGGGACAGCCCAGATTAAGATTAACGTGACCGACGCAAATGACAACCCACCAGTATTCACGAAAGAAATCTACAAGGTTCGACTGATGGAAAACCTGCCAGAAGGCTCCTTAGCTTTTCAGGTGAAAGCTACTGACAATGACGAAGGTACAAATGCAGAAATTACCTACTCCTTCAGCGACATAGCAAAAAGTGTCCGCCAGGTCTTCACTTTGGACCCCAGGACAGGGGACGTGAAGGTTTCAGGACCCTTAGATTatgaagaaaggaaatattACGAAGCGACTGTGGAAGGCAAGGATGGGGGTGGGCTCACCGCACACGCCAAAGTGCACATAGACATTATAGACGTAAACGACAATGCGCCAACCCTTTCCCTCCTGCCTATCTTGAACCCGATACCGGAGGACTCAGTCCCGAGCACAGTTGTAGCTGTGATTAATGTCCGTGACAGAGATGCGGGAGAAAATGGAGAAGTGAGCTGTAAAATGGACGGAAATTTGCCTTTCAAATTAGAACCTTCATCAGAGAACACATACAAACTAATAATAGCCTGGCCCCTGGACAGAGAAAATGTCTCCGCTTACAATATCACCATCACTGCCGTAGACCGTGGCAGGCCGGCGCTGCGGAGCAGCAcggagctggtgctggaggtGTCGGACGTGAACGACAACGCGCCGGTGTTCGAGGAGGCGGCGTACAGCGCGTACGTGTCGGAGAACAACGCGGCGGGCGCGCTGGTGGTGCGCGTGCAGGCGCGGGACGCGGACGCGGGCGCCAACGGGCGCGTGAGCTACTGGCTGGCGGGCGGCAGcgcgggcgcggcgggcgcggcggcgcTGGTGTCGGTGGAGGCGCGGAGCGGCGCGCTGTACGCGCAGCGCTCCTTGGACTACGAGCAGTGCCGCGAGTTCGCGGTGGCGGTGCGGGCGCAGGACGGCGGCTCGCCGGCGCGCAGCTCGACGGCCACGGTGCGCGTGTTCGTGCTGGACCGCAACGACAACGCGccgagggtgctgtggccggcggcgggggcgggtggcgcggcggcgggaggcgcggccccggcggcggcggcggcggcgttcGAGGTGGTTCCGCGCTCGGCCGAGGCCGGCTACCTGGTGGCCAAGGTGGTGGCGGTGGACGCGGACGCGGGGCGTAACGCGTGGCTGTCGTACGAGCTGGTGCAGGCGTCGGAGCCGGCGCTGTTCCGCGTGGGGCTGCACAGCGGCGAGGTGCGCACGGCGCGCGCCGTGTCCGAGAGGGACGCGGCCAAGCAGCGCGTGGTGGCCGTGGTGAAGGACCACGGGCAGCCGGCGCTGTCGGCCACGGCCACGCTGCACGTGGTGCTGGCCGAGAGCTTGCAGGAGGCGCTGCCGGAGCTGAGCGAGCGGGCGGCGGGCGCCGAGGCGCCGGCGGGCGAGCTGCAGTTCTACCTGGTGCTGGCGCTGGCGCTGCTGTCGGCGCTCTTGGTGCTGAGCGTGGCGCTGGCCGTGCTGGCGCGGCTgcggcgggccgggccgccCGCCGTGCTGCGCTGCCTGGGCGCGCAGCGCTTCTCGGTGGCCGGCGCCGCCTTCCCGGCCGACTTCTGCGAGGGCACCTTGCCCTACTCCTACAACCTGTGCGTGGCGGCGCCGGCGCGCGCCGTGCCCGAGGCCGcttggccgccgccgccggtgcCCATCCTGTCTGCGGAGGAGCTTCTGGGCGGGGATTCCTGCGAGAAGCCGAGCCCGAACAGCAGCAGCGCCGTCGTGGGAGAGCCGCCCGCCGACCCCGACGCACCTCAGGTCTGTAAAGCCGCGAGttcctgctgttttccctgA